From the genome of Pseudomonas sp. AB6, one region includes:
- the araG gene encoding L-arabinose ABC transporter ATP-binding protein AraG codes for MLEQQQAGESLRFNDIGKVFPGVRALSEISFVARPHQVHALMGENGAGKSTLLKILGGSYQPNSGNLQIGDRTMHFKSAADSIAGGVAVIHQELQLVPEMTVAENLLLGHMPSRFGVVNRRAMLRRARELLTGLADEIDPSTRLGDLSLGQRQLVEIAKAMSHNAHVIAFDEPTSSLSAREIERLMAIIAKLRDEGRVILYVSHRMEEIFRICDAVTVFKDGRFVRTFEHMSDLSHDQLVTCMVGRDIQDIYDYRPREHQGTALRVKGLLGHGLQEPVSFSVDKGEILGFFGLVGAGRTELLRLLSGLARSKSGELQLEGKPLTLNSPRDAIAAGVLLCPEDRKKEGIVPLSSVAENINMGARRNHATLGCLIQGRWESENADKQIRALNIKTPSPDQQIIYLSGGNQQKVILGRWLSMPMKVLLLDEPTRGIDIGAKAEIYQIIHKLAASGIAVIVVSSDLMEVMGISDRILVMSEGAITGELSRDQADESRLLQLALPRSRG; via the coding sequence ATGTTGGAACAACAGCAAGCGGGCGAAAGTCTGCGGTTCAATGATATCGGCAAGGTTTTCCCGGGTGTGCGTGCGCTTTCTGAAATCAGTTTTGTCGCTCGGCCTCATCAAGTACATGCACTGATGGGCGAGAATGGCGCGGGCAAGTCAACGCTGTTGAAAATTCTCGGCGGTTCCTATCAGCCCAACAGCGGTAACTTGCAGATCGGTGACCGCACCATGCATTTCAAGTCGGCAGCGGACAGCATTGCTGGCGGTGTCGCGGTGATCCACCAGGAGTTGCAACTGGTTCCGGAAATGACCGTGGCAGAAAACCTGCTATTGGGTCATATGCCGTCGCGCTTCGGCGTTGTCAATCGACGCGCCATGTTGCGTCGGGCACGGGAATTGCTCACAGGCCTGGCGGATGAAATTGACCCATCAACCCGGCTCGGTGATTTGTCACTGGGGCAGCGGCAGTTGGTTGAAATCGCTAAAGCCATGTCGCACAACGCCCACGTCATCGCCTTTGATGAACCGACCAGCAGTTTGTCGGCGCGTGAAATCGAACGTTTGATGGCCATCATCGCCAAGCTGCGTGATGAAGGGCGGGTGATTTTGTATGTGTCGCACCGGATGGAAGAAATTTTCCGCATTTGCGACGCTGTTACGGTGTTCAAGGACGGCCGTTTCGTCCGCACCTTTGAACACATGAGCGACTTGAGCCATGACCAACTAGTGACCTGCATGGTGGGTCGCGATATTCAGGATATTTACGACTATCGGCCTCGGGAGCATCAAGGGACGGCGCTCCGGGTCAAAGGTCTGCTGGGCCATGGCTTGCAGGAGCCGGTTAGCTTTTCGGTGGACAAGGGCGAAATACTAGGCTTCTTTGGACTGGTCGGAGCGGGGCGCACCGAGCTGCTGCGTTTACTCTCAGGGCTGGCCCGCAGCAAAAGCGGCGAATTGCAGCTGGAAGGCAAGCCGTTGACGTTGAACTCGCCCCGCGATGCGATTGCCGCAGGCGTGCTGTTGTGCCCCGAAGACCGCAAAAAAGAAGGCATCGTGCCGCTGTCCAGTGTGGCCGAAAACATCAATATGGGCGCACGTCGCAACCACGCCACTTTGGGTTGCCTGATTCAGGGGCGTTGGGAAAGTGAAAACGCCGACAAACAAATTCGTGCTCTGAACATCAAAACCCCATCGCCCGACCAGCAGATAATCTATCTATCAGGTGGCAATCAGCAAAAGGTGATTTTGGGCCGTTGGTTGTCGATGCCGATGAAAGTATTGCTGCTTGATGAACCGACGCGCGGAATCGATATCGGGGCCAAAGCTGAAATTTACCAAATCATTCACAAGCTCGCTGCAAGCGGAATCGCAGTGATTGTCGTCTCCAGTGACTTGATGGAAGTTATGGGGATTTCCGACCGTATTTTGGTGATGAGCGAAGGGGCTATCACTGGCGAACTGTCTCGTGACCAAGCGGATGAGTCGCGGTTGTTGCAATTGGCACTTCCGCGCTCACGCGGGTAA